In Methanobacterium sp., a genomic segment contains:
- a CDS encoding A24 family peptidase C-terminal domain-containing protein, with protein MIIDIPLITVIIAIIACLYASYSDLKRGIIPNKLTFPLIAIGLILNCIYAFMLGELWIIIVCLVVTGVIFALGYLFWKMGAWAGGDVKLFTALAALIPFNPILISYEVFQVPFPVEGIYPFPLTVIINSILSILPFLLIYVFYVVAKNKPHLMSELTSPVKDYRKNIVLTLVITSAVNITFLITQQVGFQIIIISLILIYILSLLISKLPNQVKAVVVSLITVAALFYNFKITIISVVVLFISIIIIEIVRKLLTSVSREALQDDIPLDELQEGMIPAYNLYQRDNDEVLVDDKSFTDKMKDSFKTQDPSILTAPPGKRLVGTLAAGLSNEDIQLLKQLHQDGKISNKFRVKKGVPFAPSILIGLIISLFIGDLAYILQKILIWIMY; from the coding sequence ATGATCATTGACATCCCCCTAATCACTGTTATCATAGCCATAATTGCCTGTCTTTACGCCAGTTACTCTGATCTTAAAAGGGGAATTATTCCCAATAAACTGACCTTTCCCCTCATAGCTATTGGCCTAATTTTAAACTGCATTTATGCATTTATGCTGGGGGAATTATGGATTATAATTGTTTGTCTGGTGGTCACCGGGGTGATATTTGCTCTGGGTTACCTGTTCTGGAAGATGGGTGCCTGGGCTGGTGGTGATGTGAAGCTTTTCACTGCCCTGGCAGCACTCATTCCCTTCAACCCTATCTTAATATCATATGAAGTATTCCAGGTGCCTTTCCCTGTTGAAGGAATTTATCCATTCCCCCTAACCGTGATCATTAACAGTATCCTGTCCATTCTCCCATTTCTCCTGATCTATGTTTTTTATGTGGTGGCCAAAAACAAACCGCACCTCATGAGTGAATTAACATCCCCTGTGAAGGATTATCGGAAAAACATCGTCCTGACCCTGGTTATCACCTCGGCAGTGAACATCACCTTCCTCATAACCCAGCAAGTGGGTTTTCAAATTATAATAATTTCCTTAATTTTGATCTATATTCTATCCCTCTTAATATCCAAATTACCTAACCAGGTTAAGGCAGTGGTGGTATCACTGATCACTGTTGCAGCTCTCTTCTATAACTTTAAAATTACCATTATCAGTGTTGTTGTTTTATTCATTTCCATAATCATCATAGAGATTGTACGAAAACTTTTAACTTCTGTGAGCCGGGAAGCACTGCAAGATGATATTCCCCTGGATGAACTTCAGGAAGGGATGATACCTGCTTATAATCTGTATCAACGTGATAATGATGAGGTATTAGTGGATGATAAGAGTTTCACAGATAAAATGAAAGATTCTTTTAAAACACAGGATCCCAGCATTCTCACTGCACCCCCGGGTAAGCGTCTGGTTGGAACTCTGGCTGCAGGGTTGTCCAATGAGGATATCCAGCTTTTAAAGCAACTACACCAGGATGGTAAGATTTCCAACAAATTCCGGGTGAAAAAAGGAGTGCCTTTTGCCCCTTCCATCTTAATCGGACTCATAATATCCCTTTTCATCGGGGATCTGGCTTACATACTACAGAAGATCCTCATTTGGATCATGTATTAA